The Raphanus sativus cultivar WK10039 unplaced genomic scaffold, ASM80110v3 Scaffold3068, whole genome shotgun sequence genome includes the window ATATACAACAATCACATAATATAAGTCAGTTACTATACTTTACCTTCCAGTAAGGTAGATCAAAGAATATTGATCTCTTCTTCCACCGCCATAGTTCATTTGATTCATCACACTCTTCTTCCACTACCCTCtcatcatcttccaactctagtcttttcctttttttttccttctctagAGGTCTACCAAAATCATTCGTAAAAGCTTGTAGTGTTTCATATATCTCAGCGCCTGTTTGTATCCTATTCGCATTCACTTCCTCCACAGTGTTGTCAAACCAAGCTTTTTTATATCTGTAACGATGGCCAGGCGGTAGTCTCCTTCTGTTACCCATGTAGACAAACTTGCGGCTAAACTTAAGCCACCTTGCAGGTGTATCCTTTCCGCATACATTGCAGGCTTGTTTCCCCTTTACTTTACATCCAGACAGTGTTCCTAAGGCTGGATAGTCACTGATACTCCAAAGCAGCAAGGCTCTGAGATTAAAATTCTCCTTCGCAAATGAGTCATACACTTCAATACCCTCAGCCCACAAATCTTTTAGATCGTCTATCAGTGGTGCTAGGTAAACATCTATGTTATTACCAGGAGCAGTAGGACCAGGGATCAACAAAGTCAACATTATATTCTCAGCCTTCATACACATGGTTGGAGGCGTGTTATAGTTCACTAACAACACTGGCCATGTGCTGTGATTGGTGCTTTGCATGGAGAAAGGGTTCATCCCATCTGTGGAAATCCCAAGTCGAAGATTCCGTGGATCAGCAGCAAAGTCTGGCCATTTAGCATTCACTTGTGCCCAAGAGATAGAATCAACGGGGTGCCGCATTGTACCGTCTTCAGTGGCATTGGTATAGTGCCAACGCAGATCTTCAGCCATCCTCTTTGATCTAAACATCCTCCTAAACCTGTCCTTGATTGGAAAATATCTTAGGACCTTTGCCGGAATCCCCACCTTTATCTCATTACTGTGCTTATCCATTTCCCATCTTGAAACTTTGCATCTTGGACAGCTTTGTAGGTTCTCGTACTCCTTCCTATACAGTATGCAATCATTCTTGCAAGCATGGATATTGTCGTAGCCGAACCCAAAGATCTTCAGAAATTTCTTGATTGCAGCTAAACTCTTGGGAAGAACATTGTCTTCAGGTAGCAAATCCTCAAGTAAAACCAACAGCTGATCAAAGTAGTTCTCCGACACACCACTTTTAACCTTGAATCTGTAAAGTCCCATGATAGCTGAAACCTTTGTGTGCTTGAGACAACCCGAGTATAATGGCGTTTGAGCATCTCTTAGCTTTTTTGTAAACTCAAGTTCCTCTGGTGCTTCATCATCTTCGTTGTCAGTTGTCGGGTTTGGACCACCTTCGTCCATGGAGAATGCTGTCTTAAACAAATCAAATGCCTCTGTTTCACATTGAAGTACACTGTCTTCTGCAGAATCTCTTTTTTCACCATGAATACTCCAACGAGAACTCTTATACTTCTTATCCATACCCCTAATCACCAAATGCTCCACAATTTTATCCAGTGACTGATGGCTCAGATTGCGGCAGTCTCTACAAGGGCATAGCATTTCAAGAAGACTTCCCAATCTTCTTGCTGACGAATTCACGAAATTAGTTGCTCCTTCTGAATACTCGTGGCTATTCCTACAAGAATCAGACAAAATAAGTTAGCTTTCTTTTAATCGGCGAGTACAAGTGAGATCGAGAGATTGTAAGTTATACCTTGGAAGCCAAATCCACGTCTTATCCATTTGCGAATACAGGAACGGCTGGTTCGATCTTAGCTTTct containing:
- the LOC130506274 gene encoding uncharacterized protein LOC130506274, which produces MDKTWIWLPRNSHEYSEGATNFVNSSARRLGSLLEMLCPCRDCRNLSHQSLDKIVEHLVIRGMDKKYKSSRWSIHGEKRDSAEDSVLQCETEAFDLFKTAFSMDEGGPNPTTDNEDDEAPEELEFTKKLRDAQTPLYSGCLKHTKVSAIMGLYRFKVKSGVSENYFDQLLVLLEDLLPEDNVLPKSLAAIKKFLKIFGFGYDNIHACKNDCILYRKEYENLQSCPRCKVSRWEMDKHSNEIKVGIPAKVLRYFPIKDRFRRMFRSKRMAEDLRWHYTNATEDGTMRHPVDSISWAQVNAKWPDFAADPRNLRLGISTDGMNPFSMQSTNHSTWPVLLVNYNTPPTMCMKAENIMLTLLIPGPTAPGNNIDVYLAPLIDDLKDLWAEGIEVYDSFAKENFNLRALLLWSISDYPALGTLSGCKVKGKQACNVCGKDTPARWLKFSRKFVYMGNRRRLPPGHRYRYKKAWFDNTVEEVNANRIQTGAEIYETLQAFTNDFGRPLEKEKKRKRLELEDDERVVEEECDESNELWRWKKRSIFFDLPYWKELPVRHNIDVMHVEKNVSDAILSLLMQSAKSKDGLKARKDLEDIGIRKHLHTEVRGKKTYLPPAAYWLSKKEKTIFCQINPPNIGSLKSHDHHVLVQNLLPAALRGLLHRGPRIAINRLCSYFNRLCQRIIDPEKLISMETEFVETMCQLERFFPPALFDIMFHLPIHLSKEARLGGPVHFRWMYPFERYMKTLKAFVKNYARPEACMAEAYLAGECVAFCLEFLKDSVPVQEAVNRNEDVETDTMVVEGRPLQKGIEVTLSDKDRDIAHRYVLMNMASLDPFLE